The DNA sequence GGCGTCGTCATGCGTCGCCACCGCCGTGTAGTTGCCGTTTAGCATATGCTGCTTGATGATCTTTTTAAAGTTTTCGTCCACATCTTTTTTGTCTGGAAACGCCACTTCCGGCGGCTCTTTGTACGCCCCTTTGACGAGCCGCAAGTTCGGGCGGTACGGCTTCAGATCTTCAATGTCTTGCTCCGTCCGGTACAAATACGCCTGCAGGACCGTTCCGACGTTATCGTACTCTTTTTTCAACGTTTTAAAAATGTCGAGCGTCTTTTGGCAGCGTGAATAGTCTTCCATGTCGATCGTCACGAACACGCCGCGCTCTTTCGCCGCATCCAAAATGCGGCGCATGTTGCGCATGACAAGATCATCGGAAATGTCAAGCCCCATCGACGTCATTTTCAGCGACAGTTGCGAATTCAGCTTCTCGCGGCTGATCGCGTCGATCGCCTCTAGGCAATGGTTCGCCATCTCGTTCGCTTCTTGCTCGTTATCGACAAACTCTCCCAAGTAGTCGACCGTCACGGCCAGCCCTTTTTCGTTCAGCCGGCGGATGACATGCACCGCTTCCTCAATCGTTTCGCCGGCGACAAACCTTGACGCGCCGAAGCGGAGGCCGTATCGCTTCGCCAACCGGGTCAACGTCTTATTTTTGGACAAGAACAAAAAAAAGTCGCGCATCAGCTGTTCCACTGTTGCAAGCCTCCTTGTACGGAAACGCATTCATCATCCTTATTGTACCATGTTTCCGCCCGATTGAATATGTTTTTTCCGCACGGTTTATCTTTTATATGTGAATAATTTTCCACTCACTGCACAATCTACAAGCGAACAAACCATGAAAGGAGCGAAACGCGATGCAGCAACAACCGCAAATGAACCCGCAGACCGCGATGCCCGAGCCGCCGCAAATGGTGTCATCAAAAGACGCCATGTATTTTTCCGATATGATGTCGTGGAACTTGCTCGCGGCGAAAAAGGCGCACTTTTTCGCCGCGCAATGCCGGGACCCCGAGGTGGTGCAGGCGATCGAGCGCGCCGGGCAAATGCATCAGCGCCATTACAACATGATTTTGCGTCATTTGCAAAACCCGCCGCAGCCGCCGGTGATGTGAAAGGAACATTTCTAGAGGGAGGGACGCCCGATGAACCAAAAACAAGTGCAAAATCCAGAGACGCAAGTGCCGAAAACGCCGCAAATGAACGAACGCGATTTTTTGAACGACATGTTGACAACAGAAAAATACATGACGTCGGCATACAGCGTGTACTTGCATGAGGCGAGCAACCAACCGTTATATCAAGAAATGATGAACATTTTCACAGAAACACAAAACTGCCAGCGCGAACTGTATAACTTGATGTTCAAAAAAGGCTGGTACAAACTTGAAGCCGCCGATCCGCAAAAGCTTCAGCAAATGTACCAGCAGTTCCAAGGGTATACGAATCAGCTCCCTTATCAAGGGAATGTCATGCAATAACAAAGCAAGAGGATGTCCGAACAGCAAAAGGACATCCTCTTTCTCAATCCGTTAAGAAGACCGGGTGCAGAAAGGGGAGAAAGGGATGGCAGCGCCATCCGAATCCGTGTGGAACATGCTGCAAACAGCCGACGTCCGCATCCGCGACACCGAGATCATTGAATAAGCACCCCTTCTTGTTCCACAGGGATGCTTATTCTTTCATGAATAGACGATCAATCCCACCAGTCTGGATACGGCGGATACGGCGGATACAGCAGATACGGCGGATACGGCGGATACGGGTAAAACGGACGCGGAGCTAACGCGCCGCCGAGCAGTCCGCCCAAGAAGCCGCCGACAAATGGGGCGCCAAACAACAATCCTGGAAATGGCATCGTTCCTTCTCCTTTCCCCAAAGCTAGAATGCTACACTGTATTCATATGCAACAAACAAGAAAAGAGGGTGGGTCGTCCGCCCAACCCTTGCCGGTTTCTCACCACCAAATGGGGACATACCACAACGGATAGAAAAACAGCGGAACTAATGCGCTCCCGAGCAAACCGCCTAAAAAGCCGCCAAAAAACGGAGCGCCGAAGAAAAACGGGTGCGGCCGCCAAATGCGTTCATCCGCTGCTTGGAGATGGCTCATCTTGCTTCCCTCCTTCCACTTGCTTTAGTCCCACTGTATGCAGAAAAAACGCCCGTTGCTTAGGCCAGTACCTATATAAGTTGCAATAAAGATTTTCCGATTGTTCGATTCTGTTTTCCTTCATAACAAGTCATTTTGATAGAATGCGGTGGACGCTCTACTGGATGTAAAACAAAATTTCAACTTATACAGAAGGCTGGTGAAAAAAGGCGATTTCTCCCAAATCATCGATCCGTGAATGCAAGGGAAAGCTTCTTTCCAAAAGATATTCCCATTAAAGGAAATTATTTTCTTTTATTTCTAATATATCCCAAAAAGGTTCATCGCCAAATTTTGTGATTTAGTGACAAAAAAGAGAAAGTACTGACGAGATCCTGGCAATAATGTTAGCGGTGAAATAAACATTAAGGAGGATATTACACACATCACGAAGTATATTTAAGTAAAATAATGGATATTAGCAGACGAGACAGGAGAGAAATTAGATGAAAAAGAAAATCTTTTTAGTGTTGGCCAACTTATTTTGGGCTGGCAATTACTTAATCGGAAATACGTCGTCGCAGAAATTGGTCCTTTATGGCTCACATTCATTCGTTGGAGTGTCGCGTTCTTATTCCTTCTTCCCATCTCCTATTTTTTGGAACGGCCGCGCTACGGAGAAATCATGAAGCAATTTTGGCTGCCATTAAGCATTACCGGTATTCTTGGCATTATTGGCTATAACCTGCTTCTTTACGGAGCATTGGAATATACATCACCGATGAATGCGGCGATTGTGAACGCGTTGAATCCGGCCGTTATCGTGATCTTGTCGTATTTTCTGTTAAAAGAACGCATGACGTTTGTCAATGTGGTTGGCTTTATCCTTTCGCTCGTCAGCGTATTGTTTATTTTAACCAACGGACATCTGCAGTGGATTTTCCAAACGAGCTATAACCGCGGCGATTTGATGATGTTAATCGCCGGTGTGGTGTGAAATAAAAATCCCCTCAAGTTGCCTTGAGGGGATTTGATCATTATTTTTGAAGCAAGCGAATGAATTCGCGCATGAAACCAGGCAAGTCCGGCCAAGCATGTGCAGAAACGAGGTTTTGGTCGACATGTACTGTGCTGTCAGACACATACGTTGCCCCTAGTGCTTCCACGCCTGGCTTGCAAGCGATGTAAGCAGTCAAGCTGCGGCCTTTCAACAAATCTGGCATTGTTTCGAAAATGAGGGACGCATGGCAAATCGCAGCGATCGGTTTATTCGCTTCAAAGAAATGTCTAACAATGCGTTGAAGGTCCGCATCAAGACGAATGTATTCTGGTGCGCGTCCTCCTGGAATGACGATTGCGTCGTATTGCGTTGGATCGATATCGGCAAACGCCGCATGCGCCTCAATCAGGTATGCTTGTTTTTCCTCATATGTATCCCAGCCAGTAAAGTCATGCACAACCGTCTGTAATTTCTTTTTCTTCGGCGCCGCAATCGTTACATCATATCCTTCTTCTAATAAACGATAATATGGATAATACACTTCTAGCGCTTCTACCGCATCTCCCGTTACAATCAATACTTTTTTGCTCATGATCTTGCCTCCTTACCTACTTTTTACTTACATTTCTATCATACCGAAAGATGAAAAAAGCAAAAGAAAAATGCTTATCACTCACATTTCGCACCCTCTCGACGAAAATCGGGAGGATTTTTTCGTTCCGATGTCGAATGAATCCTTGAGAGTGCGTCAGTTTATTACTCCAGAACACCCGTTGAAGGGTCCTGGAGGCCGCAAGCTGACCCGGCCGACGGGACAGGCGATTTTTCAGCTGTTTCAATATGTGAACGTCGTCCTGTTCAAGCTGCCGGATGGGCGCATCCAACGCTCACTGGATCGCTCCCTTACCCCTGATCAGCGAAGGATTCTGC is a window from the Geobacillus stearothermophilus ATCC 12980 genome containing:
- a CDS encoding proline dehydrogenase family protein, coding for MEQLMRDFFLFLSKNKTLTRLAKRYGLRFGASRFVAGETIEEAVHVIRRLNEKGLAVTVDYLGEFVDNEQEANEMANHCLEAIDAISREKLNSQLSLKMTSMGLDISDDLVMRNMRRILDAAKERGVFVTIDMEDYSRCQKTLDIFKTLKKEYDNVGTVLQAYLYRTEQDIEDLKPYRPNLRLVKGAYKEPPEVAFPDKKDVDENFKKIIKQHMLNGNYTAVATHDDAIIEYTKQLVKEYNIPNSQFEFQMLYGIRPERQVELAREGYTMRVYVPYGTDWYGYFMRRLAERPANVAFVVKGMFRK
- a CDS encoding spore coat protein → MNQKQVQNPETQVPKTPQMNERDFLNDMLTTEKYMTSAYSVYLHEASNQPLYQEMMNIFTETQNCQRELYNLMFKKGWYKLEAADPQKLQQMYQQFQGYTNQLPYQGNVMQ
- a CDS encoding DMT family transporter: MGWQLLNRKYVVAEIGPLWLTFIRWSVAFLFLLPISYFLERPRYGEIMKQFWLPLSITGILGIIGYNLLLYGALEYTSPMNAAIVNALNPAVIVILSYFLLKERMTFVNVVGFILSLVSVLFILTNGHLQWIFQTSYNRGDLMMLIAGVV
- a CDS encoding DJ-1/PfpI family protein, with the protein product MSKKVLIVTGDAVEALEVYYPYYRLLEEGYDVTIAAPKKKKLQTVVHDFTGWDTYEEKQAYLIEAHAAFADIDPTQYDAIVIPGGRAPEYIRLDADLQRIVRHFFEANKPIAAICHASLIFETMPDLLKGRSLTAYIACKPGVEALGATYVSDSTVHVDQNLVSAHAWPDLPGFMREFIRLLQK